Proteins co-encoded in one Phragmitibacter flavus genomic window:
- a CDS encoding DUF5069 domain-containing protein → MSQIVPLISSGVAGPLGVQHLPRLWQKASLEAVGKLHSDYPGAGQGYDQMVLDGLGLDRTEFLDYIKASKPTYVQLEGWVLEKKGGSLDQAAVKQLNDAINGYIHDDGTRASILAAAGRPDDGSVKDAVNLNNLDDWQTFYTAELA, encoded by the coding sequence ATGAGCCAAATCGTTCCCCTTATTTCTTCCGGCGTCGCTGGTCCTCTCGGCGTGCAACACCTTCCCCGCTTGTGGCAGAAAGCCTCACTTGAAGCCGTCGGCAAACTTCATTCCGACTACCCAGGCGCAGGCCAAGGATATGACCAAATGGTGCTCGACGGTCTGGGCCTTGATCGCACGGAATTCCTTGACTACATCAAGGCAAGCAAACCAACTTATGTTCAACTCGAAGGCTGGGTGCTCGAGAAAAAAGGTGGCAGCCTCGATCAGGCAGCCGTCAAGCAGTTGAACGACGCCATCAATGGTTACATCCACGATGACGGCACCCGCGCCAGCATCCTCGCCGCCGCCGGTCGCCCTGATGATGGCAGCGTGAAAGACGCCGTGAACCTCAACAACCTCGACGACTGGCAGACCTTCTACACCGCTGAGCTCGCCTAA
- a CDS encoding saccharopine dehydrogenase family protein, translating to MSHRVLIIGAGGVGRVVTHKCAQLPEVFGEIMLASRTKSKCDAIAAELDRKIETAGVDADNVPELVALLKSFQPEVVINVALPYQDLTIMDACLEAGVHYIDTANYEPRDVAKFEYHWQWAYQDKFKQAGLTALLGCGFDPGVTNVYTAYALKHHFSAIDTLDIIDCNAGDHGKAFATNFNPEINLREVTANGRYWENGAWVETKPLEIKQSFDFPDGIGPKNIYCLYHEELESLTKHIPMRRARFWMTFGDNYIKHMEVLVNVGMTRIDPVKHNGVDIIPIEFLKTLLPEPGTLGADTKGKTCIGNWIEGTGKDGKPLRYYVFNIKDHEDCYKETNSQGVSYTTGVPAMIAAKQLLTNAAEYRQPGVWNVEQLNPDPFMEDLNTYGLPWVETFPTEPLFDGK from the coding sequence ATGTCCCATCGAGTCTTGATCATCGGAGCTGGCGGCGTTGGCCGTGTGGTTACTCACAAGTGCGCGCAACTGCCGGAAGTTTTCGGCGAAATCATGCTGGCCAGCCGCACCAAATCAAAGTGTGATGCGATTGCCGCTGAGTTGGATCGCAAGATTGAAACGGCCGGAGTGGATGCAGACAATGTGCCGGAACTGGTGGCCTTGCTGAAAAGCTTCCAACCTGAAGTGGTGATCAACGTCGCGCTTCCCTATCAGGATCTTACCATCATGGATGCCTGCCTCGAAGCCGGCGTGCATTACATCGACACCGCCAACTACGAACCACGCGATGTGGCGAAATTTGAGTATCACTGGCAGTGGGCTTATCAGGACAAGTTCAAACAAGCCGGGTTGACGGCTCTGCTGGGCTGTGGATTCGATCCCGGCGTCACCAATGTCTACACGGCTTATGCCTTGAAACATCATTTCAGCGCCATCGACACGCTGGACATCATCGACTGCAACGCGGGCGATCACGGCAAGGCGTTTGCCACCAACTTCAATCCCGAGATCAACCTTCGCGAAGTCACTGCCAATGGTCGTTATTGGGAAAATGGTGCCTGGGTGGAAACGAAACCTTTGGAGATCAAACAGAGCTTCGATTTCCCGGATGGCATCGGCCCGAAAAACATCTACTGCCTCTATCACGAGGAGCTGGAGTCATTGACCAAACACATCCCGATGCGCCGTGCGAGGTTCTGGATGACTTTTGGCGACAACTACATCAAACACATGGAAGTGCTGGTGAACGTCGGCATGACCCGCATTGATCCCGTCAAACACAACGGCGTGGACATCATCCCCATCGAGTTCCTGAAAACCCTGCTTCCTGAACCCGGCACGCTGGGTGCCGACACCAAAGGCAAAACTTGCATCGGCAACTGGATTGAAGGCACCGGCAAGGACGGCAAACCGCTTCGTTATTACGTGTTCAACATCAAGGACCACGAAGATTGCTACAAGGAAACGAACAGCCAAGGCGTGAGCTACACCACCGGGGTTCCGGCCATGATTGCCGCCAAGCAGCTTCTCACCAATGCCGCTGAATATCGTCAGCCCGGCGTGTGGAATGTCGAGCAGTTGAATCCCGATCCGTTCATGGAAGACTTGAACACCTACGGCCTGCCATGGGTGGAAACGTTCCCGACCGAACCCTTGTTCGACGGCAAATAA
- the speA gene encoding biosynthetic arginine decarboxylase, with product MSKKTSSWVLEDAATTYGIRDWGNGYFDISAKGEVVVNLTDGKKTRPISLPDIVRGMKERGMQLPVLIRFGDLLRRRIEELNEGFANAIAEAQYRGVYRGVYPIKVNQQQEVIEDVTEFGRKYHYGLEAGSKPELIAALAYMQDPQAYIVCNGYKDEEFIDLALQAQKMGLQVILVLEMPSELDLILERSKILGVEPALGVRIRLFTEGGGHWCESGGEKSVFGLNIAQVMDAVDKLRDRNMLHCLRMLHYHQGSQIPSISAIRNAAVEAARVYVGLVQEGAKMGILDLGGGLAISYDGLKGNSASSADYGMREYCADVIEAISEITDEAGVPHPDLITESGRAVVAYYSVLVINVLDINRYEPSGINKLPARSPALVKNLFELRKLTRSRTQKVTSALVREVYNDAVYYRDKIRSEFSSGNISLRQRSMGEEFYWEVLTWVATHSKTAELSPEQEERLAGIKTDYYYGNFSLFQSLPDSWAIDQMFPVMPIHRLKEEPTRAVVLSDITCDSDGKMDKFVHSQEFHNTLPLHDIKIDDEYMLGIFLVGAYQETLGDLHNLLGDTNVVSVKIENGKLKYLRELEGDTVSEVLTYVEYEPKDLARRFRVLAEGAVSKKLITAKERREIVDSYEEGLRGYTYFES from the coding sequence ATGAGCAAAAAAACATCCTCCTGGGTCCTAGAAGACGCCGCAACCACCTATGGCATCCGTGACTGGGGCAATGGTTATTTTGATATTTCGGCGAAAGGCGAAGTGGTGGTGAATCTGACCGATGGTAAAAAGACCCGTCCGATCAGCCTGCCTGACATTGTCCGCGGCATGAAGGAACGCGGCATGCAGCTCCCGGTGTTGATTCGTTTTGGTGATCTTTTGCGCCGACGGATCGAGGAGTTGAACGAGGGTTTCGCCAATGCGATTGCCGAGGCCCAGTATCGTGGTGTTTATCGTGGCGTTTATCCAATCAAGGTGAACCAGCAGCAGGAAGTCATCGAAGACGTCACCGAGTTTGGTCGCAAATATCACTACGGTCTCGAAGCCGGCAGCAAGCCGGAATTGATCGCCGCGCTCGCCTACATGCAGGACCCGCAGGCTTACATCGTTTGCAATGGTTACAAGGACGAGGAGTTCATCGATCTGGCCTTGCAGGCACAAAAAATGGGCTTGCAGGTGATTCTCGTGCTTGAGATGCCCAGCGAGTTGGATTTGATCCTCGAACGCTCCAAAATCCTCGGTGTGGAACCCGCCTTGGGCGTGCGCATTCGTTTGTTCACCGAAGGCGGCGGTCACTGGTGCGAGAGCGGCGGCGAGAAGAGTGTTTTCGGACTGAACATTGCCCAGGTGATGGACGCCGTGGACAAGCTTCGCGACCGCAACATGCTGCACTGCCTGCGCATGCTGCATTATCATCAAGGCTCGCAAATTCCGAGCATCAGCGCCATTCGAAATGCCGCCGTAGAAGCCGCGCGGGTTTATGTCGGCCTCGTGCAGGAAGGTGCCAAGATGGGCATTCTGGATTTGGGTGGTGGACTCGCGATCAGTTACGACGGCTTGAAAGGCAACAGTGCCAGCAGCGCCGATTACGGCATGCGCGAGTATTGCGCGGACGTCATTGAAGCGATCAGTGAAATCACCGATGAGGCCGGTGTGCCTCATCCCGATTTGATCACGGAATCGGGGCGCGCCGTGGTGGCCTATTATTCGGTGCTGGTGATCAACGTGCTGGACATCAACCGCTATGAACCCAGCGGCATCAATAAACTGCCCGCCCGTTCGCCTGCCTTGGTGAAGAACCTGTTCGAGTTGCGCAAACTGACACGCTCACGCACCCAAAAAGTGACAAGTGCGCTGGTTCGCGAGGTCTACAACGATGCGGTGTATTATCGCGACAAGATTCGTTCGGAGTTCAGTTCGGGAAATATCTCCCTTCGTCAGCGCTCGATGGGCGAAGAGTTTTATTGGGAAGTGCTGACCTGGGTCGCCACTCATTCCAAAACCGCCGAGCTATCTCCCGAACAGGAAGAGCGACTTGCCGGTATCAAGACGGATTATTATTACGGCAACTTCAGCCTGTTTCAAAGCCTTCCTGACTCGTGGGCCATTGACCAGATGTTCCCGGTGATGCCGATTCACCGTTTGAAGGAAGAGCCAACCCGCGCCGTGGTGCTCAGCGACATCACCTGCGACAGCGATGGCAAGATGGACAAGTTCGTCCACTCCCAGGAGTTCCACAACACGCTGCCCTTGCACGACATCAAGATCGACGACGAATACATGCTGGGCATCTTCCTGGTCGGTGCTTATCAAGAAACCTTGGGCGATTTGCACAACCTGCTTGGCGACACCAACGTGGTCAGCGTGAAGATCGAAAACGGCAAACTGAAATATCTTCGCGAGCTCGAAGGTGACACCGTCAGCGAAGTGCTGACTTATGTCGAATATGAGCCAAAAGATCTGGCCCGACGCTTCCGCGTTCTGGCTGAAGGAGCGGTCTCCAAAAAACTGATCACCGCCAAAGAACGCCGTGAAATCGTCGATTCTTATGAAGAGGGACTTCGTGGTTACACTTACTTCGAATCCTAA
- a CDS encoding MFS transporter, which produces MFFLNGLLFATWVSRIPLIQKRLDLTHSQLGLSLLAIALGAVITMPLSGWLVDRISSRRVLLIFAIPFCLAPPFLAIAPNIYWLSFVLFLFGAGHGALDVAMNTQAFEVEKHQQRPLMSSFHAMFSTGGLAGAGSGAAIAAIGWSPFQHFSAASAAMIVLFATNYPHFVHTQHHQSVKVESAPKKGFALPPGSLLILGLMAIAVLITEGAMADWSAVYLLRNLGSSEAVAAAGYAAFSLTMALGRFSGDTLIARFGNESVVRTSGILATIGLGLTVATPYPILTLAGLAVVGAGLAIVVPVIFSAAAKTPGVETGRALATVTTMGYFGFLIGPPLIGFIADLTNLRFSLGLLILTSLIATVLARQVRR; this is translated from the coding sequence ATGTTTTTTCTTAACGGACTGCTGTTTGCCACCTGGGTGTCGCGCATCCCGCTGATCCAAAAACGACTCGATCTCACCCACAGCCAGCTCGGCCTTTCCCTGCTCGCCATTGCGCTGGGTGCCGTCATCACCATGCCGCTTTCGGGATGGCTCGTGGACCGCATTAGCAGCCGCAGAGTGCTGCTCATTTTCGCCATTCCCTTCTGCTTGGCCCCGCCTTTTCTCGCCATCGCACCCAACATTTACTGGTTGTCATTCGTCCTATTCCTCTTCGGAGCCGGACATGGCGCACTCGATGTGGCCATGAATACCCAGGCGTTCGAGGTGGAAAAACATCAGCAGCGTCCCTTGATGTCCTCTTTTCATGCCATGTTCAGCACGGGAGGGCTCGCCGGTGCTGGATCTGGAGCGGCGATTGCTGCGATTGGCTGGTCGCCTTTTCAGCATTTCTCTGCTGCCTCGGCGGCGATGATCGTCCTGTTCGCCACCAATTACCCCCACTTCGTTCACACCCAGCATCATCAATCCGTCAAAGTTGAGTCAGCACCCAAAAAGGGATTTGCACTGCCACCAGGATCATTGCTCATTTTGGGACTGATGGCCATCGCGGTGCTCATCACCGAAGGTGCCATGGCCGACTGGAGTGCCGTCTATCTCCTCCGCAACCTCGGTTCCAGCGAGGCCGTCGCCGCCGCGGGTTACGCCGCCTTTTCCCTCACCATGGCGCTTGGCCGATTTTCGGGGGACACCCTCATCGCCCGATTCGGCAATGAATCTGTCGTCCGCACCAGTGGCATTCTTGCCACCATCGGCCTGGGCCTCACCGTTGCGACTCCCTATCCCATCCTGACTCTCGCTGGTCTCGCCGTGGTTGGCGCAGGCCTCGCCATCGTGGTGCCCGTGATCTTCAGCGCCGCCGCCAAAACACCGGGGGTCGAAACCGGACGCGCCCTGGCAACCGTCACCACCATGGGCTACTTCGGCTTTCTCATCGGCCCCCCGCTCATCGGATTCATTGCTGATCTCACCAACTTGCGATTTTCCCTGGGCTTGCTGATTCTCACCAGCCTCATCGCCACCGTGCTTGCCCGGCAGGTCAGACGTTGA